ACTCCCTATAGTGGATTAGCTCAGGTGATTAGAGGCGATGGCCACTATGATGTGATGCAGCGCTTTGGTTTGTACCGCTGGCATATCACTGACCCCATTCGTTTTGATAAAGATTTGAAAGTAACTATTCAGGCGCTTGGCTGGCGCGACGGAGGTCGCTATCTCCCTTTGCAGGATGATATTGCTTCTACCGTTTTTTGGTATCAAAAGGAGCCACATGCAGCATTTCCAACACTGCCTAATAAAGATGGCTTGGAGGTGAATTAGGCATCTTGCCGACTCCGCTGTTATATAGTTGGAGCAAGAAAGCTGGAAGATATTGTGCGAGTGCATTACCTTGCCCTATTGACTCAAGGCGAAAAACCTGTGCCTGGCAAATCCGATTAGAAAAACTCTTTTCATCTTCTCATCTTTTTATTTCAATATCGCGGAATGAATAATCGGATTACCAACCTTTTTGGAATTGAATACCCTATCATTCAGGCGGGCATGATTTGGTGTTCCGGTTGGGAACTGGCTTCGGCAGTGAGCAATGCCGGAGGCTTGGGAATTATAGGTAGTGGCTCGATGTATCCCGATATTTTGCGCACGCACATTCTGAAATGCAAAGCAGCGACTTCCAAACCTTTTGCGGTCAATGTGCCTATGTTATATCCCGATATTGACAAGCACATGTCTATCATTATAGAGGAAAGAGTTAAAATCGTTTTCACCTCTGCCGGCAATCCAAAAACCTGGACCAGTGTGCTGAAGGAAAAAGGAATTAAAGTAGTTCACGTAACGGCCTCTACCAAATTTGCCAAGAAGTCGGAGGAGGCAGGGTGTGATGCCATTGTTTGTGAGGGGTTTGAAGCAGGCGGACATAACGGAAGAGAAGAAACCACCTCGATGGTTTTGATTCCACAAGTACGGGCTGCGACCAATCTTCCTTTGATTGCTGCCGGTGGCATCGCTACCGGTCGTGGAATGTTGGCGGCTATGGCGCTGGGCGCTGATGCCGTTCAGATAGGAACACGTTTCGTAGCCAGTGCAGAATCATCCGCACACGCTGAATTTAAAAAGGCAGTAATCAACTCACAAGAAGGCGACACCATGCTCTCTAACAAAAAAGTGGTGCCGGTTCGTTTAATAAAAAATGATTTTCAGAAACAGATTCAGGAAGCCGAAGATCGGGGTGCTACGAAAGAACAGTTAATTGAAATATTGGGAAGAGCCAGGGCAAAGAAGGGGATGTTTGAAGGCGATATGAAAGAAGGCGAATTAGAAATCGGACAGATTTCTTCTTTCGTTCGAGAAATCAAACCGGCAGCAGAAATCATCAGCGAAATCTGGCAGGAATTTCTATTAGCCAAAGAAGAGGTCTGTAATCTTTAGAAGCCGCACAACATGAGAAAAAAGCTCACTAGCTTTCCGAAAGAGAAAATCAAAATTTTGTTGTTGGAAAACATTAGTGAAGTATTGGTAGAGGAATTTAAAGAAGTTGGTTATGACCAGGTCAAAAAGCTGAGCGGCGCTTTGGATGAAAAGCAATTGGCAGAAGAGTTAAAAGATGTTCATCTGCTCGGTATTCGCAGCAAAACTCAAATCACAAAAAAGGTTTTGGAGCACGCCGACAAATTATTAGCCATTGGCTGCTATTGTATCGGAGTGAATCAGGTGGACATGAAATCAGCTACTGAAAAAGGTGTAGCGGTGTTCAACGCTCCTTATGCCAATACGCGTAGTGTGGCGGAATTGATTATTGCGAATGCCATCATGCTGATTCGCAAAATACCGGAGAAAAATCGGGCAGCTCATCGTGGCATTTGGCTGAAAGATGCTAAAGGCAGCCATGAACTGCGGGGTAAAACGCTAGGCTTGATTGGATATGGCAACATTGGTACGCAGGTGAGTGTTTTGGCGGAATCTATGGGTATGAAGGTGGTTTACTATGATATAGAAACCAGATTGCCACACGGCAATGCCCAACAAATCAGAACGCTGAAGGATCTGCTGAAACAGGCGGATGTAGTGAGCCTGCACGTTCCTGGAGAAGCCTCTACCCGAAATTTTATTAATGAGCAAACGCTTGCCCTATTTAAACAGGGCAGTGTATTGATTAATTATTCGAGAGGTGAAGTGGTGGATTTAGAGGCTTTGAAAAGCAATATGGACACAGGACATATCGCCGGTGCTGCCCTCGATGTTTTTCCTGAAGAGCCGGAAAACAATGGGGCTGCCTTTTCCTGTGTACTTCAAAACATGCCGAACGTTATTTTGACTCCGCATATAGGCGGCTCTACCGAAGAAGCTCAGTTGAACATTGGCATGGATGTAACGACGAAACTACTGAACTATCTGGAACAAGGCATCAGCACCGGTTCATATTCTGTGCCACCTTTGGTGCTCCCTTCACAGGCTAATGCCTACCGGATATTACACATTCACAAAAATGTTCCGGGTGTATTGGGCGAGATTAATTCTAAACTTTCGCAACATCAGATCAATATTCTGGGACAGTATCTAAAAACCAATGATGAGATTGGATATGTAGTGCTGGATATTGATAAAGAAATTTCTCAGGAGGCATTTGAATTGCTGAAAGGAGTCAGCTATACCATCAAAACACGCATACTGTATTAGTGAGTGAGGGGCTGTCGCAACCGCGTTGACTGCATCTCATTTCCCCTACGTGAACGTTCCATAGTCCTTTCCTTCCTTTATGCTCTTTAGAAACACCCTTGCTGTTTCGGCAATTGTTTCTCTCACCGGAAGGAACTCATAGTTGAGTGCCGCTTTTATTTTTTCATTGCTATATGAAAAAGACTCAAAAGCTATGCCTGCACTGTCACGGGTCACTACGGGCCGGCTTCCTGTAAAAAAAGATTTAAGCACCTCTGCACGCCACGCCAATGAAAGCAAAAAACGACCTGCCTCTAAACTAGGCCGCTTCACCTTCATCTCATCTGCCATCTGCCCAATGATTTCACGAAAAGAAAGATTCTCGGCAGATAGGATGAACTTTTCTCCACTAAAGTTCCCTTCCATCAAGCGGTACAGACATTCTGCCACATCGCGCACATCTACAAATCCCATATTAGAAGCGACATAGAATTTCAATCCTTCATATACCGTTTTGAATAATGAATTGGGTTCTTCCTCCCACCATCCGGCGCCGAGAATAGTAGCAGGACAGGCAATGACTACATTCATTCCTTCTGCCTCTGCCCGCCAAGCTTCGCGCTCGCCATATTGCTTGCTGCGGTAGTAAGCAAAGCATTTGCTGATATTGGGGTCCGAGAAATTTTCATCCATTATTTTCCCCGCAGGCGCCACACCAAACGCGGCAATGGAACTGACATGAACTACTTTTTTTACTCCGGTATCCCGCGCCACATCCATCACGTTTGCAGTGCCTTCAATGTTCACCTGCATCATGTAATCCGTTTCGGAAGGAATGAAAGAAATAATAGCCGCACAGTGATATACTTTCTCTACATCCTTCATGGCAAGCTGGAGAGAAGAAATATCGAGCACATTTCCTTCAATCCATTCTATCTGTTGCGCAAATTCTCCTAATAAGGAAAGGTCAGAAGTCGGGCGTTTCAAGGTGCGCACCTTTCCTCCCTTTTGGAGCAATAATTTTGTAAGATAAGAACCGAGAAAGCCAGTAGCGCCGGTAACAAGAATCATGTATGGCGCAAATTTAGAAGAACTAAAGGTTTATTTCTCCTTGATATCAGCGTGACTGGCTTTCTGCATCTTTGATTTCTATGATACAACCAAATGATTTAATGAATTATCACCACCCGGCGCAGGCTACCCACAGCTAAGTGGAATCATTCTTCGAAGTAAGTTTTAACTTGTTCAATATTCATTCGCACTTTCAGCCAATCTTCAATTTTAGGTTTGTCTGTTGGTTTCCATTTTGTACTGGAATGAATAATGGCAATCCAAATATTTTGCTGAGTAGTGTCGGTGTAATTAGTTGCTGTTTGTAATGAGAAAGATTGAACAGCAGGGTATTGTGTTTTGAGTTCCTTGAAAATTTGTTGGCTCAAAATATTTTGTGAAGAAATGCTGTCAATTTTGCTTTGCAATAAACGAAGTTGATTTTCCTTTTCGTTAAGCGCCATAGTGAGTTGATTGGCTTGTTCATTTTGTTTCTCCTCCTTCAGATAAGCAAACCCTTGTTGTATTTCTAAAGTACATTTGTGGAGATTGTAGATAGTCAATTTGTCTCTCAATTTTTCTATCGCAGCGTCTTCTATAATTTGGCCACCATAGGTGAGGGTAATTGTTTTGCTCTTTGTATCTATATTTTTCTTCAGTAAATAGTCATTAGGGAAAATCGCTTCATTCTCAATGAAGCGATTTGCATTTTTCTGAAATTTATTTTGTTGAACAATGTCGTAACCGAAATATATACTCGGCAATACAGTAATGATCACCACCAGCCATACAATTCGCTTTGCTCTTACCTCATCTTCTTTCATGGGCATTTGCTTAAATGGGAATTTCAAAAAGCGTGTGGTAACGAGCGTAGCTAAGGCAATGAAAACGGTATTGATTAGAAATAAATAAACCGCCCCGAAGAAAAACTGAAATTGAAAGGTTGCCAAGCCATAACCTGCGGTGCATAGTGGCGGCATTAAAGCCGTTGCAATCGCCACACCGGGAATCACATTCCCTTTTTGTTTGCTTGAGGTGGCAAGTATTCCGGCAAGACCGCCAAACAAGGCAATCAAAACATCATAAATATTGGGAGATGTTCGGGCCAATATTTCAGAATGTGCATCGTTGATTGGGGAGAGCAAAAAGAAAACAGTGGAGGTGGCCAATCCCACTGCTCCTGCAAAAAAATAATTGAAGAATGACCTTTTAAGAAGTGCAAGGTCGTTGATTGCCATACCGAAGCCAAGCCCCATGATGGGACCCATTAGTGGAGAAACCAACATGGCACCGATAATCACCGCAGTAGAATTTACATTCAGCCCAAGCGAAGCAATAAAAATGGCAAAAATCAAAATCCAAAGATTGGTGCCTTTAAAGTCAATGCTGTTTTGAATGTTGTCGTTTACTATTTTAAAATCCTCTTTTTCGGCTGCTAACTTAAAGTTGTCTAAAAAACTCATACGCTCGGTTTCGTTTTACTGATTGATTAATGTCTGTCGGGTGAAAGCGTCCTTGTAGTCAAGAGTGTTGCGCACAACTTGTTTTATACTTGAGTATGTACTTCCATCTAGTCGTAATCTCTCGGATAATGGGATACTAAACAGCATAATTATAAAAATTTGACACGCATTTATCTCCAAAGATATTGCTTTGGTTCATAGCTCCAAGATCATCCAGACACAAAAAAAGGCGCCGCCCCTATTCCCACGACGGACTAGCCTATTTCTGTCGCGGTTTTACCTATTTCTGCCACAGAAACAATCTGAGAGTTTTTGAGATTTAAACGAATTAACAGAAAGACCAAG
The sequence above is a segment of the Bacteroidota bacterium genome. Coding sequences within it:
- the serA gene encoding phosphoglycerate dehydrogenase codes for the protein MRKKLTSFPKEKIKILLLENISEVLVEEFKEVGYDQVKKLSGALDEKQLAEELKDVHLLGIRSKTQITKKVLEHADKLLAIGCYCIGVNQVDMKSATEKGVAVFNAPYANTRSVAELIIANAIMLIRKIPEKNRAAHRGIWLKDAKGSHELRGKTLGLIGYGNIGTQVSVLAESMGMKVVYYDIETRLPHGNAQQIRTLKDLLKQADVVSLHVPGEASTRNFINEQTLALFKQGSVLINYSRGEVVDLEALKSNMDTGHIAGAALDVFPEEPENNGAAFSCVLQNMPNVILTPHIGGSTEEAQLNIGMDVTTKLLNYLEQGISTGSYSVPPLVLPSQANAYRILHIHKNVPGVLGEINSKLSQHQINILGQYLKTNDEIGYVVLDIDKEISQEAFELLKGVSYTIKTRILY
- a CDS encoding nitronate monooxygenase, whose translation is MNNRITNLFGIEYPIIQAGMIWCSGWELASAVSNAGGLGIIGSGSMYPDILRTHILKCKAATSKPFAVNVPMLYPDIDKHMSIIIEERVKIVFTSAGNPKTWTSVLKEKGIKVVHVTASTKFAKKSEEAGCDAIVCEGFEAGGHNGREETTSMVLIPQVRAATNLPLIAAGGIATGRGMLAAMALGADAVQIGTRFVASAESSAHAEFKKAVINSQEGDTMLSNKKVVPVRLIKNDFQKQIQEAEDRGATKEQLIEILGRARAKKGMFEGDMKEGELEIGQISSFVREIKPAAEIISEIWQEFLLAKEEVCNL
- a CDS encoding DUF389 domain-containing protein is translated as MSFLDNFKLAAEKEDFKIVNDNIQNSIDFKGTNLWILIFAIFIASLGLNVNSTAVIIGAMLVSPLMGPIMGLGFGMAINDLALLKRSFFNYFFAGAVGLATSTVFFLLSPINDAHSEILARTSPNIYDVLIALFGGLAGILATSSKQKGNVIPGVAIATALMPPLCTAGYGLATFQFQFFFGAVYLFLINTVFIALATLVTTRFLKFPFKQMPMKEDEVRAKRIVWLVVIITVLPSIYFGYDIVQQNKFQKNANRFIENEAIFPNDYLLKKNIDTKSKTITLTYGGQIIEDAAIEKLRDKLTIYNLHKCTLEIQQGFAYLKEEKQNEQANQLTMALNEKENQLRLLQSKIDSISSQNILSQQIFKELKTQYPAVQSFSLQTATNYTDTTQQNIWIAIIHSSTKWKPTDKPKIEDWLKVRMNIEQVKTYFEE
- a CDS encoding NAD-dependent epimerase/dehydratase family protein — encoded protein: MILVTGATGFLGSYLTKLLLQKGGKVRTLKRPTSDLSLLGEFAQQIEWIEGNVLDISSLQLAMKDVEKVYHCAAIISFIPSETDYMMQVNIEGTANVMDVARDTGVKKVVHVSSIAAFGVAPAGKIMDENFSDPNISKCFAYYRSKQYGEREAWRAEAEGMNVVIACPATILGAGWWEEEPNSLFKTVYEGLKFYVASNMGFVDVRDVAECLYRLMEGNFSGEKFILSAENLSFREIIGQMADEMKVKRPSLEAGRFLLSLAWRAEVLKSFFTGSRPVVTRDSAGIAFESFSYSNEKIKAALNYEFLPVRETIAETARVFLKSIKEGKDYGTFT